The genomic DNA GCGGGTGAAGAGAATAATCAGCAAGGTATCGATTACGCACTGGGTGTTAGTAAGATTGAAATTGTGAAAGAGAAGTCAAGgagtgctttttttttttggaatctcAGGTGGACTGCAAAGTATGTAGATTTTATTCCTCTTTGACTTTATCCCTCATTTGCAGAGGGAAGCATTGAAACATCAGAAGATCCTTGATCCAAATAAGTACTCAAATGAATAGTCAAGCATAGTGTGTTAAATGGAACTCCTGTCCTACTTTAAAATCAATATTAGATGTTGTGGACCAGGACTTCGTGGGTGTTCCATTGTCTAGTTTGGCTAGTTATCTAGATTAATGGCAATGAAGAAGTTTCTGCCATACTGAAATCTCAATATGTCAGTGAATAGTAATGTTAGCCCTTTAGCATGTTTTAGCATCTCTAGTGCATGGGGCTCTCCACCTTGCTAGGGTCGTTCTTATATGCAACTTTACTCTTACTTTGCCAAGAGGCTGTTTTCACTACTCGAGCCTATGACCTTGTCACAACTTTACTCTTATGTTAaggtacaacaacaacaacaataacaacaacaacaacatgccAAGCCTTTATTCCTCTGTGTGGATTGGTTACATGAATTCAAGCTTGTTTGTCATTTCTATTTATGGATTTGTCTTTTGTAAGGCCCTTATAACTAAAATCATAGTTAAGTGTCTCCCACAAGTTTTTTGGTCTTCCTTCACTTTTTTTGATCTCCCATCAAGATTTTCCTTAATATATTTAGTGATATTAGTTTTCTGCTGCAAATTTACTGCCTTATTCTGTAACTATTATGTACTATATCTTAAGTTGCTGACTACTTAATAAAGGTCTATTCTTCTAATGTTTGGAAATGTTTCCTACAAGGTTTATGCCTATGAGTGATGTTAAGAGTTTTTGCACTTTGTGGTGGTTAGACTCAATACATTATGAGTTGTTTTTACTTTCAGCTCTACACCAGCTTCTGAAACCCTTCAGAGGGGCCGCATATATCATGAAACCTATGGGTGTCAAATGAACATCAACGACATGGAGATTGTTTTATCTATTATGAAGCAAGCTGGATACAGTGAAGTTGTGGACATTCCAGAGAGTGCAGAGATAATCTTTATCAATACTTGTGCAATCAGGGACAATGCAGAACAGAAAGTGTGGCAGAGGcttaattatttttggtttCTGAAGAGGCACTGGAAGAGCAATGTTGCAATTGGGAGGTCACATTCCCTGCATCCCCCGAAGGTGGTTGTGCTAGGGTGCATGGCTGAAAGATTAAAGGATAAGATTTTAGATGCAGACAAGATGGTCGATGTGGTCTGTGGTCCTGATGCTTACCGAGATTTGCCACGGCTTCTAGAAGAGGTAGAATATGGTCAAAAGGGGATCAACACTCTACTTTCACTTGAAGAAACTTATGCTGATATCTGTCCTGTTCGAATCTCAAAAAATTCTATCTCTGCCTTTGTATCCGTAATGAGGGGGTGCAATAACATGTGCTCATTTTGCATTGTTCCTTTCACTAGAGGCAGAGAGCGGTCGCGCCCTGTTGAGTCAATTGTGAGAGAAGTGGCAGAACTTTGGAAAGAAGGTGTGAAAGAAGTCACACTTCTTGGCCAGAATGTAAATAGTTATAATGATGCATCTGGTTGTGAGAAAGACGTTGAATCAGGAGCAAATTGGAAGTTCAGTGATGGCTTCTCTAGCATGTGCAAGGTGAAAAAAATGGGTTTACGTTTTTCAGATCTCTTGGATCGACTTGCAACTGAGTTTCCAGAGATGCGGTTTAGATACACATCCCCACACCCTAAAGATTTTCCAGATGAGTTACTGTATGTAATGCGAGAAAGATATAATATTTGCAAAAGTATCCATTTGCCTGCACAAACAGGGAGTAGTACAGTACTTGAAAGAATGCGTCGGGGATATACACGGGAGGCTTACTTAGAGCTTGTGCAAAAGGTCCGGGGTATTATGCCAGATGTGGGGATAAGCAGTGACTTCATATGTGGTAAGAGGCTATTATACTGCTTTCCATTCCAGTTGACTTGGGCCATGGAaggaaattatattatttttatggtAATCTTATCACATATGGGTTTCAGTTCATTTAATTCCTACATGCGGACTGGTTTTCATTTTATCATGTGGTGTAGACCTTACTGCACCAATTGAACTGATTGGAATTGGATGATTACAAGGATCTCAGAGAGTTcctatttcatataatttttcttctaaaatttaCAGAGGGCTTGAAAAATCCAATTGTTTGAAACCACTTTCATTGTGTTAAGAATCTGAATATTTGAAAACTCAGAAACTATTCCTTGAAGGAGTTGGTCTTTAGAAATGGTTCTTCAGAATGCCTTGTCCGTTTCCTTCTGATTTTCTACTTTTGTTCTTTGAAAGCAgatatagtttttaaaaatgattcacATACAACCTCATTTGgtagaaatagtttttttagAAGTGATTCACATTACACGGTTAAACTTTTAACATAATAGATGGCCaattgttattttgaatatgATTCATACATCAACCATTTCTTTATCAATTAAACAATTAAGGCATTGGACAATTAGATGCATAAATTGGCAAATAAAACTTATAAGAAGAAAAGACATTAACAGATAGCAAGTTTAACATATTTAGTCAATGAGAAGAGTGCTATGTTTGCATTGCCCCTAATACTCGCGATCTCCTTTCTGCAGGTTTTTGTGGTGAAACTGAAGAGGAACACAAAGACACATTAAGCCTTATAAAGTCTGTTGGATATGACATGGCATACATGTTTGCATACAGCATGAGAGAGAAAACTCATGCCCATAGGACCTATGTTGACGATGTTGCCGAGGAAGTCAAGCAGAGGAGGTTGACAGAACTCATCGAGGCTTTTCGTGAGAGTACAGGTCAGTGTTATGATTCCAAAATTGGTAGTGTTCAACTTGTGCTAGTTGAAGGACCCAATAAAAGAGCTCCCGATACAGAGCTCATTGGCAAGACTGACAGAGGTcatagggtatcatttgcaaaTCTGCCAGTCCCTGACCGGGATTATTATGATGGGAACCGGAATCCAAGGGTTGGAGACTTTGTAGAAGTTCGGATCTCCAAATCGACAAGAGCATCCCTGTATGGAGAAGCCCTTGCTATAACTAAGTTAAGCTCATTTTATAACATTGTGCATGATGAAGCTGTTGCTTGCACAAGCTGAAGCATGGGTGCTTCTAAATGTTCCTTATCGTATGGTGAAGTGTTTGATAACTCGAATAATTCATCAGAATGAGCTTTCTTAACCATACTTGTCTGCCGTAATCTTGGTCATATTGACTGCGCGACTTGTTACAATTAATCCAATTTAGAAGTACAGAGAATGGTTCTGCCTGCCATCTTTATTGAGATGGGTCTACTCTGTTGGAGACGGGGAACTTGCTGGTTTTTATTCTTGGGTTGTCCTTGCAATTGTTAAGATTGTGTCTCCTTTGGTAGATGATTGTGAGAAAAGATTTCCTTGATGAAGTATGATCTTGTGAGAAAAGATTTCCTTGATGAAGTATGATCTTAAACTATCTGATACACTCTGCTTCTGTAAAGCATTTCCCATATTTTGTCAACTGATTTATATGCatatttctcttcattttcattttcttaggCTCTTagcttcattttcattttcttaggCTCTTAACCATGACCAAGGTGTAATAAATTAGCCCTATTTTGATGTACTTGGTTTTGTAATTGATatgataataaatatttaagttagggcgttttcttttttaacttttccCTCTCAAAATATAGGGTATTTTTTTTGCACAAGACATCTTGTTTTTTTCTAGAGTTAAGActaggagtgttcaaaaaatTCGTTAGACCGTGGTTTCCGGCCAAATCGCACCGGACCGGACCGAACCAGTCGATTTTTTAGAACTAGCGGTTTGGTTCGATTTAGAGAACTTCCAAACTGCGCGATTCACGGTTTGAAAGACCAACGGTTCGGTTCAAAACAGAACCGCCtgcatatattttataaaattaaaaaaaaatataaagtataaaAGGCCCATAAACCCTAAAATTTGCCATTTTACACCCAACCCCGCCTCACCCTCTTGCTCTCCTCTTTACCATTTCCATCGGACCATCGTTGATCGATTGCAACCCATCGACGGCCCCACATTGTCGCAGTCGGCAACACCCTTTCTGATCCCCCACTTCGACTTCGACCGACCCCAATCCCACCCTAACCCCCGTCTTCGCAGGCTTGAGCGCCCTCTTAGCTCTCCCATTCTGATCGCCCGTCGCcccattttcttcctcatcCCATTCCCATTGCTGATCATTGGTCGTGTCGCTGTTTGAATCGCGACATAATCGCAATAGGtatgctctttctctctctctcacacacacacacaagcgcGCGCACGCATTTTCTGTTGATTATGCCATGCTTGGAACACAAGGTGTGCTCTGGCCTTAGGGTGAGTTGTAGTGCGGGTCTTCAACATCTTCTGAAGCTGTTAAGGGCGTGCTTTGGCCTATGTTGCAGGAAATCACGGAAAGCTAATTACACCGAATCGCAAAATGTAGTGCGGTTCGGTGGGATTTTTCCACACCAAATCAAATCACTTGGTTTAATTATGAAGAAAATTGAGATTGCAGTTTGACACATTAAATCGGCTTAAAATCGGTCAGACCAAACTACAAACACCCCTAGTTAAGACAGTCGGGAAAGAACAACCCTTCTTGTTGCTCTAACGGTTCTTTctcatgtttcaaaaaaaaaaaaaaaaaaaaagaaagaaagaagaagaagagtgctcTTCTTCATAAAgattcttaaatatattttatatttaactcTTTGAGATAGCGTAAACAATTTGTTGCACATGTTTGGGAGTTCGAGATACTATGAAAttgtaagtttaattttatctcaGTACAAGACTTCGCAATTGCTTGTCTCTATTTGAGGAGTGAGGTCTTAACTTTCGACGAACTTATTCATACATTTAGTTTCGATCGAAGCGAATTGTGAGTTTTAGAGAGAGTGAAATAGTCTGAGTTGAAATGTGTCTATGTACTAGGAACTCTCGAATTtctatataacaaaaaaaaaaaaaaatcatatttattttgagataaaaaatctataatgtttttatatccttattttgtattaatttgaACTTTGAAGAATAGGTTGTTTTATTAAAGTTAGTTTTGCAAGAAAAGCACTATGATAGGATAGGTGATGGTAGAAAACAATTTTCTTAGGATAAATTATCATACATGGTAAGTTGGCTCAGCGgtagtgcatatatatatatatatattaacactAGAAGCGTGACTATATgcataagtaaataaaataatatttaaaacaaaagttTATTAAGTGATGTTTAATAgttgtaattaaatttttactagtaatctcaaaaaattttaattgattaatacatatttatagaTTGTTTAATCTAATAGAGTGATATAAATATAGATTGacacatattttgtaaaattaattaattaattattcaccaACTAATCTAATCATAACTTTTGAAATCAATTATCtacacattaatttaattaattagataaattatgATCTTAATCAATAGAAGGTCAATTCGAATTTATCAgcaatgttttttaaaaaaagaatgaaataaataatatatcaagataaggacaaacaaaataaaaaaataaaaaactaccATATTTCCATCCatgtaatttattaacaaaataaaaaaattataatcttaaCAAAATATTGCAAAGGAATTTTAAAAGtgaaattttagataaattatttttttactatttttataatgaaatagtcaattgtttttttatcaaaatgaatttgaaataaaaataaataatcatttgtaaatataaatgaacatatttggaaaaaattgttttctcaaaaaattaaaatgaacgtaacatataatataaggataagaaattaaataaataccatatttattatttatagcgatttgtatttataattaaaaatgaatatatattcaaatattcaatactgaaaaaaaaatcaaattagttcaTAAAATTGTGgtgtaaataagaaaaaataaaaaatttagaacatAAATTGAAACATGGGAGAAAAGTGTAactataagataatatatatatatatatatataattttaaaagtaaaatcaaagaatattataatttaaaataaatgtattttttttttaaatatctcgtAAAGTTTGACGAACAACTTGCAATTTTCAAGAACTCGCATAAAGTCTAGTCGACGATTAAATTCTTGTTTTGCTCGGGCTAAATATGTTCAACAACTCTTTAAAGAAAATAACTCTTTTGTTGACtacaataaaaatttagttgGTCGATATTATAGACATAGTCGGACTGACGATGGGCAATATATCTTTAAAGTTTTGAAACTTCAATTTAGTCGGCCAAAGATAATTGTGATCGACTAAAATCTTTCTAACATAATTTaggataaaattttcaaaaccagTTTAATCaactaaattcaatatttagttAATCAAAGTCTTCTAGAATAATGATATCTTACTCTTGCGATTATatgattttgataatgataaataatataagtttCATTATGTTTGGAATTAATGTATTAAATGTACTCTATgtattcaaaaatcaatttcatgttattgttttgcaaaaagaaatgaagtttggCTGTGTTATTGTTTCTATCTTAAAGCAAAGCAAGTAATCAAGATTCCAAGTCTTTTATACTAGATTGGTCAACtaatataatgtttatttttctttcaaaatgttGGATTGGTCGACTATCTTTAAGCCTTGGTTGACTAACAGTGTGCTTGTTTTAGTCTTGGTCGACCAACCTTaagtcttggtcgactaacagtatATTTGTTATGTAACACTCTAAATTtttcgagcgtgttataacttaggatttcgggaatataattttttttttcatatcataATTGCTGACTTACATcacacaaatttaaaaaaaccctaattttcaccttctctacctaacaaacccaataatcgaatattTAAGACAGatgttcaaattttaaatgtggaagctagatcgaacttgatatggttcacaaccataatactttatttattataaatgaaatcgttcaagatgtctacaaaatgcattacatggacatcatatCTCGCAAGCGATAACTGAATGTCTTagacatatccaaaacatacataggttcgcacataaatttagatattctaaacatgctacataCAATAAATTAAGGTTATTCTTCAGTTACCTCCTTTCCCTGAGAGCCACTTGTCGAACctgaaatatttgaatattccagagacataatctaattagaagatgaatcttctagtgagaaactctaaaacagtttatatcaatgcatgaacaagtataaaacgtatgaggaaaTAACGAGGACTACTTCGAAGTGCCTTGTGAACATGTCAACCTCccccaacgagagctttctcaatggtgctgcctctcgggaggtccctaaccatgtcacctcggcCTGacctcataaaactcatgcaagcGCCACATCCgctgtcccttaggctcacggtctaccccacgagagctttctcaatggcgcacgcataatGTCTCTCGTGAGATATCCGACTTTTGTCCTCGGCCAATaataaataggtacaacagtatgccacatgaattttataaatgcaacaggtAAGAAGCcatcaacatatattttttagaaaaattcattttatatatacaacatgatttcatgtaagagaaCAATAAGAGTTTACGTACAAGAACTTTACAAAACACGTTTAATGCAATATAAATCTctcataagagaacaaaaataggatttggtgtATAGGAGTttcaccttgaaggtttatctcTTGAAAGATATAATTTCTTAGCAAATGGCCTaggttttctgcagaaaatacatGTTTCGATAAAcctaatctcaaatatttttatacagggttgaagggcattaaattagggacaagattggaaaatttgaagaaaaatgggccTCTCACGCGCCCTGGGAAGGTGGCCCACACGCCTTCAAGCGCAACCACTTCCCGGCGTGTGTATCTCACGCGCGGCCCCTAGTTTCGGACATCATTGTGTTGTATTCATATTTTGGCCATATcttcctcgttttaactccgattcgaccccggTTTGAACCTACACGACCCTTTCtttccccctctataggattataaaaaaaaggaacttacttcgtttttttttttgactgatTTTGACCAACTTCAGCGAAGACCTGCAACTTCGgtgaggctcgttctcccctgCTTCTCTGCcgatttcttcctttcttcttatagaatttcttctcctctctcaaGAGTAGATCCCCACCTTAGAATCCCTCAAAACTTAAACTTATTTAGAATGATTTGGGGACAACCCCatggccttatttatagattttttgaaCTAATCACATAGTGTCACTTGTCTCAAGATAAGccttggactccaaagactcaaagctataattgaatgggttttcaaatccaaagctagaatggatttaattttgaaatccaaaattaataccccaaacttctttcaaatgttattttggcccttatttcaagttctgaaactttgatattttatcacataaactcctaatttcatcattatttcgtttggataattctctaattacaattacaccatcaaacatcaaattaattctcatcgagatacttaaaatccaaaattactCAATAAGTACGATTTCATCCCAATGTTCTCACATGAcatttgtttcatctcgaaaccatcTTAGGATTGTTGTATTTACAAAATTAGAGCCTCTTCAGGGTTCCATCGATTTTCCGGAAGCCCTTTACCATCATTCAGtcttttaggctacaacttagctgaATTGAAAATTGTTTctgattttatttctttcagggtcataaatctcgtcttgaGATTCTTGTCAAAGATATACCTTTGTAATTAGGTATCTAAgttccagggcactccctgcagctgattcggtcacttattgtcatttcaaatatatttttcagtattttaaactcatttaaaataCGTGACAACTTttcgaaaatatggggtattacatgttATATCTTAGTTGACTAACTCTTTAAGTTGGTCAACAGAAGGTCAGCCCTGGTTGACTAAGTGTCATGCCTGTTTTTGTCTTGGTCGATTAAGTGCTCTAGTGCTTTTGTGACTTGGTCAACTAACCTTCTTTATCTGTCGACCAAGCTTATTATTTTACCAAATTCTGTCGActaacaatttttcttttatcgaCTAAGTCTTTCGTAGAAATCATAACGGCTTATTTTTTAccgcatttaatgctcgcccaaTTACCCCAACGACtcgatttttggatttttccaccattatctataaataaatggtTGAAGGAGTTGAAGGCTGCTGAAAAACATTTGTTTTGATCAACTATCGAGCATACACTTTGTATTCGTGCTTTCAACTTGTACTCTCTCTCTTGCTTTTCATTTGGAGGCTTTGCATTCTATTGTTTCATTCATTAACAGTCTCGCATTTATTGTAGAGTGAATTTGTACTAAGAGTTTTTAACTCTTTAGATTTATCTTCATTGTATTCGTCACATTTTACCTAGCATAAGCTAGATGGCCCATTCGAGTGGGAGGTTTGTAAATTTTCTAGTCGCGAAGTAGAAGACCTACTCGgtttgagtagggggttgatagtgaatttatttttaagttctTAGTGGGAAGTTAAGTTAGTGAATTAGACTTGAaaagttgaaccactataaatcatcgTCTTTTGATTTTGTATTCTCTGTTTGTTTCTCTTATTCAACTTTCTTATATACCCTAactaatttgtatatttaacaTCTTGCCTATAAAGATTTTATATTCATTACTCTCACAACGGGATTGTCTTTACACGGTTGACACCTTATTGTGTCATtttaaggtcttgaggtttaatgaAGCTGTGAGACAACATCTCTATTTAATAAAAGaacttttaaagaaaaaaaattattttttttataccaatTCATCCCCTTCT from Diospyros lotus cultivar Yz01 chromosome 4, ASM1463336v1, whole genome shotgun sequence includes the following:
- the LOC127800583 gene encoding CDK5RAP1-like protein, translating into MACSSSSSSSSSSSAAAASSLSCMSASTLLNQSHRALAIKLPRRCSFSLMGLRLLSQSHAHYYYSTTTTISSRCCYRRLSPRLHGNASLARFSTVSETPNRHRLQIPQPAALASPQTQSHSTPASETLQRGRIYHETYGCQMNINDMEIVLSIMKQAGYSEVVDIPESAEIIFINTCAIRDNAEQKVWQRLNYFWFLKRHWKSNVAIGRSHSLHPPKVVVLGCMAERLKDKILDADKMVDVVCGPDAYRDLPRLLEEVEYGQKGINTLLSLEETYADICPVRISKNSISAFVSVMRGCNNMCSFCIVPFTRGRERSRPVESIVREVAELWKEGVKEVTLLGQNVNSYNDASGCEKDVESGANWKFSDGFSSMCKVKKMGLRFSDLLDRLATEFPEMRFRYTSPHPKDFPDELLYVMRERYNICKSIHLPAQTGSSTVLERMRRGYTREAYLELVQKVRGIMPDVGISSDFICGFCGETEEEHKDTLSLIKSVGYDMAYMFAYSMREKTHAHRTYVDDVAEEVKQRRLTELIEAFRESTGQCYDSKIGSVQLVLVEGPNKRAPDTELIGKTDRGHRVSFANLPVPDRDYYDGNRNPRVGDFVEVRISKSTRASLYGEALAITKLSSFYNIVHDEAVACTS